A genomic region of candidate division KSB1 bacterium contains the following coding sequences:
- a CDS encoding 4a-hydroxytetrahydrobiopterin dehydratase: MTERKKLSDSEIQENLAQLSGWNIENGKLHKNFQFQSFVEAFGFMTKTALAAEAMNHHPEWFNVYNKVTVDLSTHDLGGISTWDFELAKKMEEFTG, from the coding sequence ATGACCGAAAGAAAAAAACTCAGTGATTCGGAAATTCAAGAAAATCTTGCGCAATTATCCGGCTGGAATATTGAGAACGGAAAACTGCACAAAAATTTCCAATTTCAATCTTTTGTGGAAGCATTCGGATTTATGACCAAAACAGCTTTAGCAGCCGAAGCCATGAATCACCATCCGGAATGGTTCAACGTTTACAACAAGGTCACAGTTGACTTATCCACGCACGATCTGGGGGGCATCAGTACCTGGGATTTTGAACTGGCAAAAAAGATGGAGGAATTTACCGGATAA